The following nucleotide sequence is from Scyliorhinus torazame isolate Kashiwa2021f chromosome 4, sScyTor2.1, whole genome shotgun sequence.
ccggtgggaaaaacgccagtgtgagaaacattctTCACAATGTAGTGTACCAAAGTCAGGATGCGTGGCGCTGCCCACAGAGTTGAGGATGGAGAGCGCccacaaccctggaccctggagcaccacagcagTAGGTTGGGGGAGATTGGACCCTTGGATcttccggaagtctgcagaaggatttggctaggttaggtgaatgggctagggtctggcagatggaattcaacgttgccaagtgtgaggctatccattttgggaggaataacagcagaatggattattatttaaacggtaagatgttaaaacatgctgctgtgcagaggcacctgggtgtgctggtgcacgagtcgcaaaaagttggtgtgcaggtgcaacaggtgattaagaaggataatcgagttttgtctttcgttgctagagggatggagttcaagacgagtgaggttatgctgcaattgtatagggtgttggtgaggccacatctggagtattgtgttcagttttggtctccttacctgagaaaggacatattggcactggagggtgtgcagaggagattcactaggttgatcccagagttgaggggattagattatgacgagagtttgagtagactgggactgtactcattggagtttagaaggatgcgggggaatcttattgagacatataaaattatgaagggaatagataggatagatgcgggcaggttgtttccactggtcggggaaagcagaactagggggcatagcctcaaaataaggggaggtagatttaggacggagtttaggaggaacttcttcacccaaagggttgtgaatctctggaattccttgcccagtgaagtagttgaggctccttctttaaacgtttttaagaaaaagatagatgcctttctaaagaataatgggattcggggatatggtgtacgggccggagagtggagctgagtccacaaagatcagccatgatctcattgaatggtggagcaggctcgaggggccagatggtctactcctgttcctagtttttaTCTTATGTTATCTTATGTAatatgtgttctggagggggtccttctgctggcctgtttctgggtgaccaatgttgctggaaatcgatctgcattttcaggaggtccaccttcttttgtcaacatggctcagtgttgttggacatcttttcaatatgacacccgggcaggagggcggactacacaccatccaggcctgacccactgctgaaaacagcggaaaacacccaggtgaataattaatgatgggtgggaagattcagagtgttttccggcaagcggccacgttcctgcccacgttcctgcccactttcctgcccacattcctgcccacgctcctgaccacgtccctgcccacactcctgcccacattcctgcccatgctcctgcccacaTTACTGCCCACGTTTCTGCCCTCGTTCCTGCCCtcgttcctgcccatgttcctgcccacgttcctgcccctgttcctgcccacattcctcccCACGTTCCTGCCCTCGTTCCTCCCCACGCTCCTGCCACGTTCCTGACCATGCTTTTGCCCGCATTCCTGCCCACGTTCCCGTCCACaccacagcacttagtctcaaaatgggagaattgctCCCCGGCTGATGTTGATACAAGAGCTGACAGAAAGGAACATCAATCACAATATATCAGTCACTAAACTCACCTGCCATAGTACCAAACAGGAGGGGCTGTCACTATTTCAACTGTTGGATCTGTTGGTTGAGGCGGGTTGGTGACTTGAGGAACTATCTCAAGAAATACCCGGAATCTCTGCTGTATTTCGCCATTTTTCACGTATCCAAAAACTCCCCAAGGTGCAGAGAGAGGAACAATAGTACCTGTGGACAGAGACACTGTTACAGCATTTAACTGGGTGATCAGCTGATAGATAGTCAGAGGTTACAGGTCAGGGGGCAGGGTCACTTTGGTGACATGTGGAAAAtgttgtgatatcactttaaggGAATATGCAAATGCCCAAGTTGCCAGGATGGAGAGCAGCATGTGACCAGCATGGTCCCACTCGCAGTGTGAGTGccgactgttgtgttctgcttcttcatgtagcagaagctgcttccttggtgtcggctctgacaaaggaaggttcagacttggagatggtttaacacatttattgaaaggttaacaattctcctacttgagtttgactctcctgctaatcttgctatagtaactcagtctaactaaccagtctgctctcagccatgcggtgagtgtgatgcttcctgatctgcccctgtctctctgagtgtccttttatatgggtaccttgtggtagtgccacctctgggtgtcttgactgcccattggacgtgtcctatcttactgacctattggttgaatgtctgtgtgtcatgatgtctctggtgctccctctagtgtttatttagttgcagtgtgtttacattaaccccttgtgtatttacagtgatgcacatcaccacaccaacACCATATTGAAATGTCCGTCCCGCTCACTCATATCACTCTGTGCAGCCCCCTCCCTTCACCAGACGGTGCAGCATGTTAACACCCAGCTGGGAAAGTCTCACAGCCTCGAGGGACAGTCTGTTCCTCAATCTACCCCCTGCCCCCCTTCCGAgacctacccccacaccaccctccctgcccccttcccgagacctaccccccaaacccccctccctgccccccgagccctaccccccacacccccctccctgccccttccCGAGAcctaccccccaaacccccctccctgccccccgagccctacccccacacccccctccctgccccccgagtctacaccccctccctgccccccggcctaccccccacaccaccctccctgccccctgatcactaccccctccctgcccccccgagccctaccccctccctgccacccgagcctaccccccacaccaccctcactgccctccgagccctaccccccctccctgtcccccaagCCCTACCCCCCACGCTCCccttcctgcccccctctccctaccccccacaccacccttcctGCCCTCCgagccctaccccccctccctgtcccccaagCCCTACCCCCCACGCTCCccttcctgcccccctctccctacccccccacaccaccctccctgccccccgagccctacccccccacaccccctatcCCTACCCACCCACATACCCccttccctgccccccgagcccatCTCCTGTCAGGCACTGATGCCCCACATGGATCTCCACCCACAGCCTCTGGTGTTTTTGTCCTTGGCCTTCCCGTGAATTGTGTGCTTGCCCTTTGACCCCATTGTTTGTGAACATTTCACCATCGTTATCGAGCTCCAGCCTCCCTCCCATTGGCTCCCCTCTGCCTGCcagtcttcactttcctcatccacCTCCTTCCCCTCTGCCTGGAATCGTgaccccctcaacctacccccctACACACGTTGCacaaccctccttccacattgACCCTCTCGTCTACGTCAACccatcagtaacccccctccccctgaccccacagctcacctcacactcctcccctTGTCAAACTTTGTACCTTTATTGTGGTGGATGCTGAGggtcacagagctgtccagatagacactggtgtgtgtcactgctggaagggacagacagcacagagctgtccagatagacactggtgtgtgtcactgctggaagggacagacagcacagagctgtccagatagacactggtgtgtgtcactgctggaagggacagacagcacagagctgtccagatagagactggtgtgtgtcgctgctggaagggggagacagcacagagctgtccatatagacactggtgtgtgtcactgctggaagggggagacagcacagagctgtccagatagacactggtgtgtgtcactgctgtaagggacagacagcacagagctgtccagatagacactggtgtgtgtcactgctggaagggacagacagcacagagctgtccagatagacactggtgtgtgtcactgctggaagggacagacagcacagagctgaccagatagacactggtgtgtgtcactgctggaagggacagacagcacagagctgtccagatagacactggtgtgtgtcgctgctggaagggggagacagcacagagctgtccatatagacactggtgtgtgtcactgctggaagggggagacagcacagagctgtccagatagacactggtgtgtgtcactgctggaagtgggagacagcacagggctgtccagatagacactggtgtgtgtcactgctggaagggagagacagcacagagctgtccagatagacactggtgtgtgtcactgctggaagggacagacagcacagagctgtccagatagacactggtgtgtgtcgctgctggaagggacagacagcacagagctgtccagatagacactggggtgtgtcactgctggaagggacagacagcacagagctgtccagatagacactggtgtgtgacactgctggaagggacagacagcacagagctgtccagatagacactggtgtgtgtcactgctggagggggagacagcacagagctgtccagatagacactggtgtgtgtcactgctggaagggacagacagcacagagctgtccagatagacactggtgtgtgtcgctgctggaagggacagacagcacagagctgtccagatagacactggtgtgtgtcgctgctggaagtgacagacagcacaagctgtccagatagacactggtgtgtgtcactgctggaagggacagacagcacagagctgtcctgatagacactggtgtgtgtcactgctggaagggacagacagcacagagctgtccagatagacactggtgtgtgtcactgctggaagggacagacagcacagagctgtccagatagacactggtgtgtgtcactgctggaagggacagacagcacagagctgtccagatagatactggtgtgtgtcgctgctggaaggggcagACAGAACAGAgcggtccagatagacactggtgtgtgtcactgctggaagggacagacagcacagagctgtccagatagacactggtgtgtgtcactgctggaagggacagacagcacagagctgtccagatagacactggtgtgtgtcactgctggaagggacagacagcacagagctgtccagatagacactggtgtgtgtcactgctggaagggtgagacagcacagagctgtccagatagacactggtgtgtgtcactgctggaatggggagacagcacagagctgtctagatagacactggtgtgtgtcgctgctggaagggggagacagcacagagctgtccagatagacactggggtgtgtcactgctggaagggacagacagcacagagctgtccagatagacactggtgtgtgtcactgctggaagggacagacagcacagagctgtccagatagaccctggtgtgtgtcactgctggaagggacagacagcacagagctgtccagatagacactggtgtgtgtcactgctggaagggggagacagcacagagctgtccagatagacactggggtgtgtcactgctggaagggacagacagcacagagctgtccagatagacactggtgtgtgtcactgctggaagggacagacagcacagagctgtccagatagacactggtgtgtgtcactgctggaagggacagacagcacagagctgtccagataggcactggtgtgtgtcactgctggaagggggagacagcacagagctgtccagatagacactggtgtgtgtcactgctggaagggggagacagcacagagctgtccagatagacactggtgtgtgtcgctgctggaagggggagacagcacagagctgtccagatagacactggtgtgtgtcactgctggaagggacagacagcacagagctgtccagatagacactggtgtgtgtcactgctggaagggagagacagcacagagctgtccagatagacactggtgtgtgtcactgctggaagggggtgacagcacagagctgtccagatagacactggtgtgtatcactgcgggaagggacagacagcacagagctgtccagatagacactggtgtgtgtcactgttggaagggggagacagcacagagctgtccagatagacactcgtgtgtgtcgctgctggagggGGAGAAGGAGACTCCTGTACTCGCAGCCCTGGCACAATACTgaacgggaaactgtggcacaggcGTGTCCATGggcccagcagcacggtgctgcccATGAAGAATAGCTGGGCATGGAGACGGAGGGCAGGAAGTGTGGTGAACGATGCATCAGGAGCGGCGCAGCACTGTGGCAGTGTTGCATTCACCTCAAATCTCGGGTGAACCGAGAGCCCCCTGTTCACGCCAGCCTTCATCgccattaacccgccattgggagacTTGTAACGGAATTTTACACCAGCGGGTATTCGACGGTCTGGCTCCCACCAGATTCACCGCATCCAGCCGGCACTAAGAGAATTGGGAGAATGGGGTCCCTGGTTTAACAGAGCTGTGAGTGAGGTCGGTCTCATTGCTCTATTGGACTGATCCATTTAATTGCACGGACCCTCTCTTCACTTTCCCCATTCGTTAAACATTTCTCTGTTGAATTTTAGCCTTGCATTTGTTTCCAGTTCATTCCCGTGACTTCCGGCCTCCCCAGAGTTGGATTTGGAGAGGGTTTTCCAAAgatgttacattcgcgccacacaagtgcccggcaatgaccatctccgacaagagagggtcTCACCCTCGCCCCAGAgaggggggaatctgtggaatttgaagaaggaattagatttgctctcggggcgaaagggatcgagggagatgggggaaggtgggatcaggggattgaacttgatgatcagccatgaccagaatgaatggcggggcagtctcggagggccgaatggcctcctcctgcttctattttcccggTTTGTTTCTATGTGTGTAAGTAGCCCAAACAGCGCCTCAACCCACTGGTCACATGTGACCGCGGAACGCTCTGGGATTGACAATTCTttgctcagtgtgtcagtctgtacagaaagTTTCAAACGTGACAGGTTAAAGAGTGAGTGGCTGTTTTAGAATCTGTTGTTACTTTGAAGGAACATCTGACATACCTGCAACATTCCCACAACGTGCATAACTGAATAGTTTGTCCAGACCGATCGTCAGCGCACTTTTAATATCCACGGCATCAACTTCAGTTTCAATCCTCCGGCGTTCTTTGAATTGCACCTCAAGATAATTctaaaacaagaaaataaaatccatcaccatgtgacacaactgaactcgcaccaaaacacatcagtgttgaggggactgtcctcggttcccaggtgtgggagcagtattcatgtcctgtgatagggagaccccccctcacagagacccctgtgacagggagacccccacagagacccctgtgacagggagaccccccctcacagagacccctgtgatagggagacccccacagagacccctgtgatagggagacccccacagagacccctgtgatagggagacccccacggagacccctgtgatagggagaaccccacagtgaccccagtgatagggagacccccacagagacccctgtgataggtgaacccccacagaaacccctgtgatagggacaccccccccacagagactcctgggatagggacaccccccccacagagacccctgtgataggtgaACCCCCCGAACGATCCCCttcctgcaggaaccccctccacaggcGACTGCCCACACAAAGGCCCCCCCCACATACAAACACAGAGCCTTCCCAGAAGATGAACCACCCCTACCTGGAAGcttagagcagtccagacagggtcaGTTAGTGccacctattacaggggtccctgtggggaggggttccgtatcacaggggtctctgtgcgaGGCGGAGCTATCAGGGGgccctctgtggggggggggggggtctccctatcacacgggtccctgtggggaggggtttcctatcacagggtctctgtggggaggggtctccctaacccaggggtctctGTGCAGGGGGGGGTGCTATCAgatgggtctctgtggggggggggggttctccctatcataaggggtctctgtgggggggggatctccctatcacaggtgtctctgtggggaggggtctccctaacccaggggtctctGTGCAGGGGGGGTGCTATCAGAtgggtctctgtgggtggggggatctccctatcacaggtgtctctgtgggggggtgggtctccctatcacaggggtctctatggGGAGGGGTCTCCTTATCAgagtggtctctgtgggggggtctccctatcacaggggtctctatggggaggggtctccctatcacaggggtctctctggggaggggtctccctaacacaggggtctctgtggggggtctctctttcacaggggcctctgtggggcggggtctccctatcacaggggtctctgtggggaaggatctccctatcacacagggtcactgtgggggtctccctatcacaggaatCTCTGTGGGGAGGGTctcactatcacaggggtctctgtggggaaggtctcactatcacaggggtctctgtgggggtctccctatcacagtggtctctgtggggggggggggggggtccctatcaCACGGGTCTCTGTGGGTGGTTCCCGTATTACTTTGCCCCCTGTTGGGGATTCCTCCTATTACAAGTGTCCAAGGATTGGGTCAACCCTGTACGTGTGGGTCAGGAGAGTCCGGATTCAACCCAGGTGGTTGGGgctgctgtgcggtgtggtggttgAGAGGGGTCAGTGCTGATTTGCGGTCCGGGGGGTgggcgggaatgggggtgggggctgtgtggtgtggtggttgagaggggtcagggctgatttgcggtccggggggtgggtgggaatgggggtgggggctgtgtggtgtggtggggagggaggggtcagggctgatttgcggtccggggggtgggcgggaatgggggtgggggctgtgtggtgtggtggggagggaggggtcagggctgatttgcggtccggggggtgggcgggaatgggggtgggggctgtgtggtgtggtggggagggaggggtcagggctgatttgcggtccggggggtgggcgggaatgggggtgggggctgtgtggtgtggtggggagggaggggtcagggctgatttgtggtccggggggggtgggcgaggatgggggtgggggctgtgtggtatggtggggagggaggggtaagGGCTGACGTGTGGTCTGGGGGGTGGGTTGGGCTGTGGATGGGCTCAGCTGGTCACTACTATCTCGGCCCAGGTGTGGTGGGCCTCACCAATGGGGCAAATGCTCCGATGTGACTCCCGGGGAGAGAGAATCCCGGGAGTGCGGAGCAAAGGGTTCATTCCCATCCATTCCCATTTATTTATGCTCCCGCTGGCGT
It contains:
- the LOC140411534 gene encoding uncharacterized protein, translated to MLRIFLTVSVLFWNQLAAQDAVAEGLGLCEKDDCLTPAIIIEDKNYLEVQFKERRRIETEVDAVDIKSALTIGLDKLFSYARCGNVAGTIVPLSAPWGVFGYVKNGEIQQRFRVFLEIVPQVTNPPQPTDPTVEIVTAPPVWYYGRGFNKKVDEQQTEELVIQFLKDLEQDNQPFNSTFFDIAYFDTQGLMAMGFLKTEE